A window from Candidatus Omnitrophota bacterium encodes these proteins:
- a CDS encoding PKD domain-containing protein, with amino-acid sequence MKGKEERALRKILILLFFAFILSGCATYKFQKSVSSGNQGYLVTYDGDPILEYTIGKEKTLPDLALAKERFKRRRSTIEYYYKQSGQIESRFKEFLWDVPAMCMDFVSGVLRWPFIAVSDYKYNHNPKYKERMDRLDQEREALEKARINSLKEKLTAYIAQDLAKEHLPQSKVVETPVTPKSPEPVVLPFAQGALPPAPPVSLAVQTQVPKKIETPKTETPVIKEPISPVLATAPAPIKTVLEPPVAVITAKPIKGYSPLTVKFSGQKSYSKNGKIVSYNWDFGDGDTSSKKNPENTYWSTVYGARNFTVTLTVKDAAGSTSSATSIIEVSTP; translated from the coding sequence ATGAAAGGAAAGGAAGAAAGAGCTTTGAGAAAAATTCTGATTTTGTTATTTTTCGCGTTTATTTTATCCGGCTGCGCTACTTATAAATTTCAGAAATCCGTTTCATCCGGAAATCAGGGTTATTTGGTTACTTATGATGGGGATCCTATTTTGGAATATACCATTGGGAAAGAAAAAACCCTGCCGGATTTAGCTTTAGCCAAGGAGCGTTTTAAGCGCCGCCGGTCGACAATTGAGTATTATTATAAGCAGAGCGGCCAGATTGAGTCCCGATTTAAAGAATTCCTCTGGGATGTGCCGGCAATGTGCATGGATTTTGTGAGCGGTGTTTTACGTTGGCCGTTTATTGCCGTATCCGATTATAAATACAACCATAATCCTAAATATAAAGAAAGAATGGACAGGCTGGATCAAGAGAGGGAGGCATTGGAGAAAGCCCGGATAAACAGCTTAAAAGAAAAACTTACTGCCTATATCGCTCAAGATCTAGCCAAAGAACATTTACCACAAAGTAAAGTTGTTGAAACCCCCGTTACGCCTAAATCTCCTGAGCCGGTTGTTTTGCCGTTTGCTCAGGGGGCCTTGCCGCCAGCCCCACCGGTATCTTTGGCAGTTCAGACGCAAGTTCCTAAAAAAATAGAAACACCTAAGACCGAAACACCAGTTATAAAAGAACCAATTTCTCCGGTCTTGGCCACCGCACCGGCACCAATCAAAACAGTATTGGAGCCTCCGGTTGCCGTGATTACTGCAAAACCCATAAAAGGTTATTCTCCGCTTACGGTAAAATTTTCCGGGCAGAAATCATATTCTAAAAACGGCAAAATCGTTTCTTATAATTGGGATTTTGGCGACGGAGATACCTCATCCAAGAAAAATCCCGAGAACACTTATTGGAGTACTGTTTATGGAGCGCGTAATTTTACCGTAACCCTTACAGTCAAGGACGCAGCAGGCTCAACCTCCAGCGCCACTTCAATAATCGAAGTATCCACCCCCTAA
- a CDS encoding transposase, with protein MTKTRILIENACYHIYARGNQKQIVFIEKSDFGFYLGQLKHYKMKYSFHLYGYCLMPNHVHLMGQPVVPEKLSNFMQCLQRSYTAYYNKKYNKVGHLWQGKFKAKLIVKNRYVLDCISYIETNPVRAKLVNSPKDYTFCSYTERNLGNNYGLLNKFLL; from the coding sequence ATGACAAAAACAAGAATATTAATCGAAAACGCCTGTTATCATATTTATGCAAGAGGAAATCAGAAACAAATAGTTTTTATTGAAAAAAGTGACTTCGGGTTCTACCTTGGACAACTAAAACATTACAAAATGAAGTATTCTTTCCATCTATATGGTTACTGCTTAATGCCTAATCATGTCCATTTGATGGGGCAACCGGTCGTGCCGGAAAAATTATCTAATTTTATGCAATGCCTGCAACGTTCCTATACTGCTTATTATAATAAAAAATACAACAAGGTTGGCCATCTTTGGCAGGGTAAATTTAAAGCGAAATTGATTGTTAAAAATCGGTATGTGCTAGACTGTATTTCCTATATCGAAACAAACCCTGTAAGGGCAAAATTAGTAAACAGCCCCAAAGATTATACTTTTTGCAGTTACACGGAAAGAAATCTTGGTAATAATTACGGGCTTTTGAATAAATTTTTACTTTAG
- a CDS encoding YifB family Mg chelatase-like AAA ATPase produces the protein MISKIYSFGLLGLEAYPVEIEIDVARGLPVVTLVGLADTAIKESKERVRSAIKNSGFQWPAERITVNLAPSNIKKEGACFDLAIALGILAATKQINEDLIKNYSFLGELSLDGQLRPVHGVLAISLTMAKLPLKNLILPEENAKEAGIIPEISAWPLRTLKEVVQFLADPGLRQPFKLAPEEILKTNANYSLDFSEVKGQYFAKRAIEVAVSGGHNIVLLGPPGSGKTMLAKRIPTIMPSLSLQEALEITRIHSVAKALLNKDGFIGTRPFRFPHHSISDIALIGGGSIPKPGEISLSHHGVLFLDELPEFSRKALEALRQPLEDNLICVSRLKGTLVFPANFILAAALNPCPCGNYFSPQKTCHCNTTKIRNYLGKISGPLLDRIDIHIEVPQVKYRELSEIKNTETSQAIRQRVENARAIQRERFKSTGIFCNAQMQSKLIKEHCLLDENAQKLIRMAMSELGFSARAYDKILKVARTIADLNQEEIICAEHVAEAVQYRSLDKLLN, from the coding sequence ATGATCTCAAAAATTTACAGCTTTGGCCTCTTGGGCCTGGAAGCCTACCCGGTTGAAATAGAAATCGATGTTGCCAGGGGGCTTCCGGTAGTTACCTTGGTCGGTTTAGCCGACACGGCGATAAAAGAAAGCAAAGAGAGGGTGCGCTCGGCAATCAAAAATTCGGGTTTCCAGTGGCCCGCGGAGAGAATAACCGTGAACCTGGCCCCTTCCAACATCAAAAAAGAGGGGGCATGCTTTGACTTAGCCATTGCTTTAGGCATTCTGGCGGCAACCAAACAAATTAATGAGGATCTTATTAAAAATTACTCTTTTCTGGGAGAGCTATCTCTGGACGGGCAGCTACGGCCAGTTCACGGAGTCCTGGCAATAAGTTTAACCATGGCAAAATTACCGCTGAAGAACCTTATACTTCCCGAAGAAAATGCCAAAGAAGCCGGGATTATACCGGAAATATCTGCCTGGCCTTTAAGAACTTTAAAAGAAGTCGTGCAATTCTTAGCCGACCCCGGCCTCAGGCAGCCATTTAAACTGGCTCCCGAAGAAATCCTTAAGACAAACGCGAATTACAGCCTGGATTTTTCCGAAGTCAAAGGCCAATATTTTGCTAAGCGAGCTATTGAGGTAGCTGTCTCAGGCGGGCACAATATTGTTTTGCTGGGGCCGCCGGGCAGCGGTAAAACTATGCTTGCCAAAAGAATCCCCACCATTATGCCCAGCCTCAGCTTACAAGAAGCCCTGGAAATAACCCGGATCCATTCAGTAGCAAAGGCATTGTTAAACAAGGATGGTTTTATCGGAACCCGGCCTTTCCGCTTTCCCCACCACAGTATTTCAGATATCGCATTAATTGGCGGAGGCAGCATTCCTAAGCCGGGAGAAATAAGCCTGTCTCATCATGGAGTTTTATTTCTGGATGAATTACCGGAGTTCAGCCGTAAGGCCTTGGAAGCATTGAGGCAACCGCTGGAAGATAATTTAATTTGCGTCAGCCGCTTAAAAGGGACTTTGGTTTTTCCGGCTAATTTTATTTTGGCCGCAGCCCTTAACCCTTGCCCCTGCGGGAATTATTTTAGCCCGCAGAAAACCTGCCATTGCAATACCACAAAAATCAGGAATTATTTAGGCAAGATTTCCGGCCCCCTGCTTGACCGGATTGATATACATATTGAAGTTCCGCAGGTAAAATACCGGGAATTATCCGAGATAAAAAACACGGAAACCTCGCAAGCAATCAGGCAGCGCGTGGAAAATGCGCGCGCCATTCAACGGGAAAGATTTAAATCAACGGGAATATTTTGCAATGCCCAAATGCAGAGTAAATTAATCAAGGAACATTGTCTTCTGGATGAGAACGCGCAAAAGTTGATACGGATGGCGATGTCCGAATTAGGGTTCTCCGCCAGGGCTTATGATAAAATACTGAAAGTTGCCCGGACGATTGCGGATTTAAACCAAGAGGAAATAATTTGCGCCGAGCATGTTGCGGAGGCAGTGCAATACCGAAGCCTGGATAAACTACTAAATTAA
- a CDS encoding divergent PAP2 family protein — MRDFFAEIYRNKVLMTTISAWLIAQTIKVAIGVIRMKRFDFRLFIGSGGMPSAHAAGAACLGTSIGIEHGFDSVYFALAFAFAIVVMFDAQGVRRSAGKQAGILNKIMEDIYWQGKIQELRLRELIGHTPVEVIVGLFLGIVIALVSYRRS; from the coding sequence ATGAGAGATTTTTTCGCGGAGATTTATAGGAACAAGGTTTTGATGACGACTATCTCGGCTTGGTTGATTGCTCAGACGATTAAAGTGGCCATCGGAGTCATCCGGATGAAGAGGTTTGATTTCCGCTTATTTATCGGCAGCGGCGGGATGCCTTCTGCCCACGCGGCCGGGGCCGCATGTTTAGGGACAAGCATAGGAATTGAGCATGGATTTGACAGCGTTTATTTTGCTTTAGCGTTTGCTTTTGCCATTGTGGTTATGTTCGATGCTCAAGGAGTGCGCCGCTCAGCGGGTAAACAGGCCGGTATTTTAAATAAAATTATGGAGGATATATATTGGCAGGGCAAGATCCAGGAGTTGCGTTTGCGTGAACTTATCGGGCATACTCCCGTAGAAGTAATTGTGGGGTTATTTTTAGGTATTGTTATTGCTTTGGTATCTTACAGGAGGTCTTAA
- a CDS encoding L,D-transpeptidase family protein, which yields MNKKYLVIIIAVAIIAGVLVVLAGKKINNPVGPAGRSSVRIWLNQARQFEAKGNLLEAKLLYQKLVNDFPESPDVAYWQKKAEDINIKLLFSSVVTPKSIVYKIRPGDTINKIAREHKTTPELIMKSNNINDALIIPGRAIKIWNAPFSVLVNKSQNILMLKSDEEIFKTYIVSTGKNNCTPVGTFKIVNKLTNPTWFKAGAIVPAQSAQNVLGTRWMGFDLAGYGIHGTTEPKELGKQVTQGCVRLNNSDVEELYNIIPVGTEVTVID from the coding sequence ATGAATAAAAAATATTTGGTTATAATTATAGCGGTAGCGATAATCGCGGGAGTTTTGGTGGTTTTAGCCGGCAAAAAGATAAACAACCCGGTTGGCCCGGCCGGCCGTTCATCTGTGCGTATCTGGTTGAACCAAGCGCGCCAGTTTGAGGCCAAAGGCAACCTGCTTGAGGCAAAATTATTGTATCAGAAACTGGTGAATGATTTTCCGGAGTCCCCGGATGTAGCGTATTGGCAGAAGAAGGCTGAAGATATAAATATTAAATTATTATTTTCATCCGTGGTTACTCCGAAAAGCATAGTCTATAAGATCAGGCCCGGAGACACCATCAATAAGATCGCCCGCGAACATAAAACCACTCCGGAGTTGATTATGAAGAGCAATAATATCAATGATGCGCTGATAATTCCGGGCCGGGCAATAAAGATTTGGAACGCGCCTTTTAGCGTCCTGGTTAATAAATCCCAGAACATACTTATGCTTAAAAGCGATGAAGAGATATTCAAGACATACATCGTGTCCACCGGAAAAAATAACTGCACTCCCGTGGGCACATTTAAAATTGTCAATAAACTTACCAATCCCACCTGGTTTAAGGCCGGGGCGATAGTTCCGGCGCAAAGCGCGCAAAATGTGCTGGGTACCCGTTGGATGGGTTTTGATTTAGCCGGTTATGGCATCCACGGGACCACCGAGCCAAAAGAGCTGGGCAAACAGGTAACCCAGGGATGCGTGCGCTTGAATAATTCTGATGTTGAAGAACTTTACAATATTATCCCAGTCGGGACAGAAGTTACCGTCATTGATTAA
- a CDS encoding acetyl-CoA carboxylase carboxyltransferase subunit alpha has translation MAGLDFEKPILELEKKIQELKSFMAEKKIDLSSEIKKLEEKLEHLKKDTYINLSAWQKVQLARHPKRPYTLDYIGMIMSDFVELHGDRLFSDDKAMICGLAKLDKIKVMVIGHQKGRDTKENLKRNFGCAHPEGYRKALRVMQLAEEFDLPIVVLIDTPGAYPGIGAEERGQSHAIALNLREMASISVPIMAIVIGEGGSGGALGVGVADRVAVLENSYYSVISPEGCAAILWKDGAKAPQAAEVLKLTGQDLLKMGIIDEVIPEPLGGAHRDAQKTALNIKEAILRNFKELRLLDKEALLKLRYKKFRSMGVTG, from the coding sequence ATGGCCGGACTAGATTTTGAAAAACCTATCCTAGAGCTAGAGAAAAAAATCCAAGAGCTTAAATCTTTTATGGCTGAAAAAAAGATTGATTTGTCTTCAGAAATCAAGAAGCTCGAAGAGAAGCTGGAGCATTTAAAAAAAGATACTTATATTAATCTTAGCGCTTGGCAAAAAGTGCAGCTTGCCCGCCATCCCAAGCGGCCTTATACATTGGATTATATCGGTATGATTATGTCGGACTTTGTGGAACTGCACGGCGACCGGCTTTTTAGCGATGATAAGGCGATGATTTGCGGTTTGGCAAAGCTGGATAAAATTAAGGTTATGGTCATCGGGCATCAAAAAGGCCGCGACACCAAGGAAAATTTAAAACGCAATTTTGGCTGCGCCCATCCGGAAGGATACCGCAAGGCCTTGCGGGTAATGCAATTGGCTGAAGAATTTGATTTGCCGATCGTAGTCCTTATTGATACCCCCGGAGCATATCCGGGTATCGGGGCTGAAGAGCGCGGGCAGTCTCACGCGATCGCGCTGAATTTACGGGAGATGGCCTCGATTAGCGTGCCGATTATGGCGATTGTGATTGGAGAAGGAGGCTCAGGAGGGGCTCTTGGGGTGGGGGTGGCTGACCGGGTGGCGGTTTTAGAAAATTCATATTATTCGGTTATTTCTCCGGAAGGATGCGCGGCAATCCTTTGGAAGGACGGGGCCAAGGCCCCTCAAGCGGCAGAGGTATTAAAACTTACCGGCCAGGATCTTTTAAAAATGGGCATTATCGACGAGGTAATCCCCGAACCCCTGGGCGGAGCGCATCGTGACGCGCAAAAAACCGCTTTAAACATCAAGGAAGCAATTTTAAGGAATTTTAAGGAATTAAGGCTTTTGGATAAAGAAGCATTGCTTAAATTAAGGTATAAGAAGTTCAGGTCAATGGGTGTTACCGGATGA
- a CDS encoding PadR family transcriptional regulator: MIEQELILLGLLRQSPKHGYEIKVKAREILSSFAGVQLKSIYYPLRILEKKGLLTKCADKLGSRPRRFVYCLTEKGKERFEILLNKNLLDFTRPQFTLDLSLYFLNFLKPALARRRLKKRLEILGKISSGIEKMLKTKELKESLAISRIMEHNLCLLRAESSFLSSLLQKI, from the coding sequence ATGATTGAGCAGGAGCTAATTTTATTAGGCCTGTTACGCCAAAGCCCCAAGCACGGTTACGAAATTAAGGTAAAAGCGCGCGAAATCCTCTCCTCTTTTGCCGGAGTCCAGTTAAAGTCAATATATTACCCCCTAAGAATTTTAGAAAAAAAAGGCCTGCTTACCAAGTGCGCGGATAAATTAGGCAGCAGGCCAAGGCGTTTTGTCTATTGCCTTACCGAAAAGGGTAAAGAGCGCTTTGAGATATTGCTTAATAAAAACCTGCTGGATTTTACGCGCCCCCAGTTTACTCTTGACCTAAGTTTATATTTCCTCAACTTCTTGAAACCAGCTTTAGCCCGGCGCCGGCTAAAGAAGAGGCTGGAAATTTTAGGAAAGATCTCCAGCGGCATAGAAAAGATGCTAAAAACCAAAGAATTAAAAGAATCCCTGGCGATTTCCCGGATTATGGAACATAATCTCTGCCTGCTGCGTGCCGAGTCTTCCTTCCTGAGTTCACTCCTCCAAAAAATTTAA
- a CDS encoding MerR family transcriptional regulator yields the protein MAKILISPGEISKIHNISYQTINYYTNLGLLMVKKRNANNRLYSSRQVSACLKKVNDLKSRGYSLKLICDLLRKG from the coding sequence ATGGCTAAAATATTGATCTCACCGGGTGAAATCAGCAAAATCCACAATATCTCCTATCAGACGATAAACTACTATACAAATTTAGGCCTGTTGATGGTCAAGAAAAGGAACGCCAATAACCGGCTTTATAGTTCCCGGCAGGTAAGCGCCTGCTTAAAGAAGGTCAATGACCTTAAAAGCCGGGGGTATTCCCTGAAACTTATCTGTGATCTGTTAAGAAAGGGTTAA